From Candidatus Dadabacteria bacterium, one genomic window encodes:
- the lpdA gene encoding dihydrolipoyl dehydrogenase: MEKFDLTVIGSGPGGYISAIRAAQMGMKVAVIERDKPGGVCLNWGCIPSKAILKCAEMYSHFLDSKRYGITHKGLSFDYSEVIKSSRKASTSLNKGVEGLFKKNKITLISGTGRLTSKHGISVIGKESQDIESERILLATGSVPRTLPGLKIDGKVVMTSDEAIMHPEVPRSVVIIGGGYIGMEFAYVYNSFGSKVTIVEMEKQVLPGADEEVAKEAKKIFTKQGMTILNETVYKSLKKTSGSATVTVESTVSGEQSTLKADMVLVSVGRKAIANAAPTSFAFYGTGDSMGLEDVGVELDERGFIKTDENYMTTCANIYAIGDVIGGPMLAHKASEEGVVAVERMNGLNSKVHYDSIPGCVYCQPEVAMIGLTEKQARDQGYDVDIGKFPFRAAGKAVAVGETDGFVKMIFDSRTKELLGSHIIGHGATEMIAEIGVAKTLETTPYEIATTQHAHPTLSEAVMEAALDALGRVRNF, encoded by the coding sequence ATGGAAAAATTTGACCTCACAGTTATAGGATCCGGTCCCGGGGGATACATCTCGGCAATAAGGGCTGCGCAGATGGGGATGAAAGTTGCCGTCATCGAGCGAGACAAACCAGGTGGCGTATGCCTTAACTGGGGATGCATACCTTCAAAAGCAATTCTCAAGTGTGCAGAGATGTACTCGCACTTTCTTGACTCGAAACGTTACGGAATCACTCACAAGGGGTTATCCTTTGACTACTCAGAAGTAATAAAAAGCAGCAGGAAAGCCTCAACCTCTCTTAACAAAGGTGTGGAGGGACTTTTCAAGAAAAACAAGATCACCCTTATAAGCGGCACGGGAAGACTCACCTCAAAACATGGAATTTCCGTTATCGGAAAAGAATCACAGGATATAGAGAGTGAACGCATACTTCTCGCCACGGGATCTGTCCCTAGGACGCTTCCCGGCCTTAAGATTGACGGAAAAGTTGTGATGACAAGCGACGAAGCGATAATGCATCCAGAGGTTCCCCGCTCTGTCGTGATAATAGGCGGAGGATACATAGGAATGGAATTTGCCTATGTCTACAACTCTTTCGGCAGCAAGGTAACCATAGTGGAAATGGAAAAACAGGTCCTGCCGGGGGCTGACGAAGAAGTAGCGAAAGAGGCAAAGAAGATATTCACGAAGCAGGGAATGACTATCCTAAACGAGACTGTGTACAAATCCCTTAAGAAAACCTCGGGTTCCGCGACCGTGACAGTGGAGAGCACGGTTTCGGGTGAACAGAGCACTCTTAAGGCCGACATGGTGCTTGTGTCAGTTGGAAGAAAAGCCATAGCGAATGCGGCACCGACCTCTTTTGCCTTCTACGGCACGGGCGACAGCATGGGCCTTGAAGATGTGGGAGTAGAACTTGATGAAAGAGGATTTATAAAGACAGACGAGAACTACATGACCACCTGCGCCAATATCTACGCGATCGGGGACGTGATCGGAGGTCCCATGCTTGCGCATAAGGCTTCAGAGGAGGGAGTGGTTGCTGTTGAAAGAATGAACGGCCTTAACTCTAAAGTCCATTATGACTCAATTCCCGGATGCGTTTACTGTCAGCCGGAAGTTGCCATGATCGGCCTTACGGAAAAGCAGGCAAGAGACCAGGGATATGATGTGGATATAGGAAAATTTCCTTTCAGGGCTGCCGGAAAAGCGGTCGCCGTCGGAGAAACAGACGGTTTTGTAAAAATGATTTTCGACTCGAGGACAAAAGAACTTCTCGGAAGCCACATAATAGGCCACGGGGCAACCGAGATGATTGCGGAAATCGGAGTGGCGAAAACCTTAGAGACGACACCTTATGAAATAGCCACCACCCAGCACGCTCACCCCACACTCTCCGAAGCCGTAATGGAAGCAGCCCTTGACGCGCTTGGAAGAGTAAGGAACTTCTGA
- a CDS encoding MoaD/ThiS family protein encodes MVSVRIPTPLRKLSGDRDELDIEASTVSALIEELESECPGIKNRLCDESGDVRRFINLYVNDEDIRFLDGVGTKLSEGDVVSIIPAIAGG; translated from the coding sequence ATGGTATCGGTAAGAATTCCAACCCCTCTTAGAAAGCTCTCAGGAGACAGGGACGAGCTTGACATAGAAGCATCCACGGTATCCGCACTCATAGAGGAACTTGAGAGCGAATGTCCGGGAATAAAGAACAGGCTCTGCGATGAGAGCGGAGACGTGAGGAGATTCATAAATCTCTACGTTAATGATGAAGATATAAGGTTTCTTGACGGAGTAGGGACAAAGCTTAGCGAAGGGGATGTCGTCTCAATCATCCCGGCGATAGCCGGAGGATAA
- the grpE gene encoding nucleotide exchange factor GrpE has protein sequence MSENTAADIEENKKNGAEDSEEPGISGAEAGEEETEGDTSAELEALREKYLRLSADFDNYKKRLAKEKQEILDFGNAHRLKELLFVLDNIERAIELSEESHGEKTDFVAFLDGIRIVHAQFLAGLENFGVTGIDSGEGTVFDPSYHEAVYKEHSETYESGTIISEVQKGYLLNGRLLRPSMVSVSQGPEKTPEKDSEEEAD, from the coding sequence ATGAGTGAGAACACAGCAGCAGACATTGAAGAGAACAAGAAAAACGGTGCGGAAGACTCAGAAGAGCCTGGAATCTCCGGCGCTGAAGCGGGGGAGGAGGAAACCGAAGGGGATACTTCCGCCGAGCTTGAAGCCCTGAGGGAGAAATACCTGAGACTTTCAGCGGATTTTGATAACTATAAGAAAAGGCTTGCGAAGGAAAAGCAGGAAATACTTGATTTCGGAAACGCGCACAGGCTAAAGGAACTGCTTTTCGTTCTAGATAATATTGAAAGAGCCATCGAACTTTCTGAAGAATCACACGGCGAAAAAACGGACTTCGTAGCTTTTCTTGACGGAATAAGGATTGTTCACGCGCAATTTCTTGCGGGTCTTGAAAACTTCGGCGTTACTGGAATAGATTCGGGCGAGGGAACTGTTTTCGACCCCAGCTACCACGAAGCCGTTTACAAGGAGCACTCGGAAACTTACGAAAGCGGGACTATAATCTCGGAGGTACAGAAGGGTTACCTTCTAAACGGAAGACTGCTTCGACCCTCTATGGTATCGGTGTCCCAAGGTCCGGAGAAAACCCCTGAAAAAGATTCTGAAGAAGAAGCTGACTAA
- the dnaJ gene encoding molecular chaperone DnaJ — protein sequence MAKDYYEILGVERNASPEDIKSSYKDLAFKYHPDRNPGDKDAEEKFKEINEAYQVLNDREKRARYDSFGHMSGDGMGGFSGFGDLFGDLFDDVFTGGMGRRGRVRQGESLRYDLEVDFDEAAFGTQKEIKVRKRKLCDDCSGSGAAVGGESICDRCGGRGSVAFSQGPFSISQGCPSCGGSGKVITKPCVSCRGSGLSYTEKMVQVNIPAGISSGMRLVIRGEGEPGAQGGPPGDLYIQVMVREHPIFTREGNDIVCEFPVSFTQAALGDEVEVPILKGTTKMKIPAGTQPGQTFRLRGKGLVDVESGSLGDQYVVVKVIIPQKLTKKQKEVLMEFAGSYKKEKEPLIEKYFNKIRDLIH from the coding sequence ATGGCTAAGGATTACTACGAAATACTAGGCGTTGAAAGAAACGCTTCCCCTGAAGACATAAAGAGTTCCTACAAGGATCTTGCCTTCAAGTACCATCCTGACCGCAATCCCGGGGATAAGGATGCCGAAGAGAAGTTCAAGGAAATAAACGAGGCCTACCAAGTGCTTAACGATAGGGAAAAAAGGGCCCGTTATGACAGTTTCGGCCATATGTCGGGTGATGGAATGGGCGGTTTCTCCGGATTCGGGGACCTTTTTGGCGATCTCTTCGACGATGTTTTCACTGGAGGTATGGGCAGAAGGGGCAGAGTCCGGCAAGGGGAGAGTCTTCGATATGATCTTGAAGTGGATTTTGACGAAGCTGCGTTTGGAACACAGAAAGAAATAAAGGTCAGGAAAAGAAAACTCTGTGATGACTGCTCCGGTTCCGGGGCCGCAGTCGGGGGAGAATCGATTTGTGACCGTTGCGGAGGCAGGGGGTCGGTTGCTTTCTCCCAGGGTCCGTTTTCAATAAGTCAGGGATGTCCTTCGTGCGGGGGAAGCGGGAAGGTTATAACGAAACCCTGCGTGAGCTGCAGGGGGTCCGGGCTTTCCTATACCGAAAAGATGGTACAGGTCAACATACCCGCCGGAATCTCCAGCGGAATGAGGCTTGTGATAAGGGGGGAGGGGGAACCCGGGGCACAAGGAGGTCCGCCGGGAGATCTCTACATACAGGTGATGGTGCGGGAACACCCTATTTTCACGCGGGAGGGAAATGACATCGTATGTGAGTTTCCTGTAAGTTTCACCCAGGCAGCTCTTGGAGACGAGGTGGAAGTCCCGATTCTAAAGGGCACTACCAAAATGAAAATTCCGGCCGGAACCCAGCCGGGGCAGACTTTCAGGCTTAGAGGAAAAGGACTCGTGGATGTGGAATCCGGGAGCCTTGGCGATCAGTATGTCGTGGTAAAAGTGATAATACCTCAAAAGCTTACCAAAAAACAAAAAGAGGTTTTAATGGAGTTTGCCGGAAGCTACAAGAAAGAAAAAGAACCTTTGATCGAAAAATACTTCAATAAAATAAGAGACTTAATTCACTAA
- a CDS encoding AAA family ATPase has protein sequence MAGEQKETKLDHNSPQVKLTWLAKLLFAFFRRKDVKAAVLGEDILTLISLSGSMKIPFQEIETVEVENGWFWADIRVRYTSGEEVVSGLSRHKARAFADALESLRINWWRKVLAEHVGTLNSVQDDLAQLADPPMYMARSIFSTLERKARDVVAQFPSQWPDKLSGVAEIQMLKTIQDFLKDPEAHRTRANDIFVVNELGRSREFFDKIETRPLTDEQRRSVVVNEDRNLVVAAAGSGKTSVIVAKAGWLLHKNYWRPSELLLLAFASDAQKEMQQRIRERLGDEVVEKLTVRTFHSLGMSIIGEVEGKLPTLAKVATDDKALRKLLKDIIADLFDDSKFSKIMSTWFQEHSTPYKSEYEFKTQGEYWDYIRANEIRSLKGDRVKSFEECEIANFLYLNGVPYEYERDYEHDTATSERRQYQPDFYLSDSGIYIEHFALNELGDTPPFIDREEYLQSMLWKQQTHSRYGTVLIETFSHEKGAGKLTENLAAKLADYNVTLSPISSAEVFAALQEQGRIDPFTQLIATFLHHYKEAQLSAEEIARRVAKIEDCPRAEAFITVFKRIFECYQERLAKLQQIDFHDMIGKATEHVENQRYHNPFGYILVDEFQDISPGRARLLKALLDRYVTTQLFAVGDDWQAIYRFAGSDIAIMREFRERFGESKRINMQTTFRCADRIATVATKFVLRNPAQIPKDVSSTLQLKEPCVHVGLGGESPDLLREVMKTIADDTGKNNGTSTVLLLGRYRHLQPENMYQLSNEYPDLHLSYKTVHSSKGLEADYVVVLGLCS, from the coding sequence ATGGCTGGAGAACAAAAAGAAACAAAGCTCGACCATAATTCCCCGCAGGTCAAACTAACTTGGCTTGCAAAATTGCTGTTCGCATTCTTTCGTCGAAAAGATGTCAAAGCTGCCGTGTTGGGTGAGGACATCCTAACACTAATCTCTCTATCGGGGTCTATGAAGATCCCCTTTCAGGAAATTGAAACAGTTGAAGTAGAGAACGGATGGTTCTGGGCTGACATACGGGTTCGTTATACCTCAGGAGAAGAAGTCGTATCGGGACTATCGCGGCACAAAGCGCGGGCATTTGCTGATGCGTTGGAGTCTTTGAGAATCAACTGGTGGAGAAAGGTACTGGCTGAACATGTCGGGACGCTTAATTCCGTCCAGGATGATTTGGCACAGCTTGCAGACCCGCCCATGTACATGGCACGTAGTATCTTTTCGACCCTAGAGCGCAAGGCCAGAGACGTAGTTGCGCAATTTCCATCCCAGTGGCCCGACAAGCTTTCCGGCGTTGCGGAAATCCAGATGCTGAAGACGATACAGGACTTCTTGAAAGACCCCGAAGCTCATAGGACTCGAGCCAACGATATCTTTGTGGTCAACGAGCTGGGCCGTTCGCGGGAATTTTTCGACAAGATTGAGACAAGGCCACTCACAGACGAGCAAAGGAGATCAGTTGTTGTTAACGAGGATCGTAACCTAGTTGTTGCAGCCGCAGGTAGTGGCAAGACATCTGTCATTGTGGCAAAGGCTGGCTGGCTTCTGCATAAAAATTATTGGCGCCCGTCGGAATTGCTGTTGCTTGCCTTTGCAAGTGATGCTCAGAAGGAAATGCAGCAGAGAATCCGCGAACGCCTGGGCGACGAGGTGGTGGAAAAACTCACCGTTCGAACTTTCCACAGTCTAGGCATGTCGATTATTGGTGAGGTGGAGGGCAAACTCCCAACATTGGCCAAGGTGGCCACGGACGATAAAGCCTTGCGCAAACTGCTCAAGGACATTATTGCCGATCTGTTCGACGACTCAAAGTTCTCGAAAATCATGTCTACGTGGTTTCAGGAACATTCCACTCCTTACAAGAGCGAATATGAATTTAAAACCCAAGGCGAATACTGGGATTACATACGAGCGAACGAAATAAGGTCGTTGAAGGGTGACAGGGTCAAGAGCTTCGAGGAATGCGAAATCGCCAATTTTCTCTATCTCAATGGCGTGCCCTACGAATACGAGCGCGACTACGAGCACGACACTGCGACATCAGAGAGGAGGCAATACCAGCCCGATTTCTATCTCTCTGATTCCGGGATTTATATCGAACATTTTGCGCTCAATGAGTTAGGGGACACCCCTCCATTCATAGATAGAGAAGAGTATCTCCAATCAATGCTATGGAAGCAGCAAACTCATTCTAGATATGGCACCGTCCTCATTGAGACCTTTAGCCATGAGAAGGGTGCTGGCAAGTTGACTGAGAATTTGGCTGCTAAACTGGCCGACTATAATGTGACGTTATCTCCGATCTCCTCTGCCGAAGTCTTCGCGGCCTTGCAGGAGCAAGGTCGAATTGATCCATTCACACAATTGATTGCGACCTTCCTGCATCACTACAAGGAAGCGCAACTTTCTGCTGAGGAAATAGCCCGACGGGTTGCAAAGATTGAGGATTGCCCAAGGGCCGAAGCTTTTATTACAGTGTTTAAGCGAATATTTGAATGTTACCAAGAGCGGCTAGCTAAACTGCAGCAGATTGACTTCCACGACATGATTGGCAAAGCTACGGAACATGTGGAAAACCAACGTTACCATAACCCGTTCGGCTACATCCTAGTTGATGAGTTCCAAGACATTTCGCCAGGACGGGCACGCTTGTTGAAGGCGCTGCTGGACAGGTACGTAACCACCCAATTGTTTGCCGTCGGTGACGACTGGCAGGCAATTTATCGATTTGCCGGTTCAGATATCGCTATCATGCGCGAGTTCCGAGAACGCTTCGGCGAGAGCAAGCGTATCAATATGCAAACAACATTCCGGTGTGCCGATCGTATTGCCACCGTCGCAACGAAATTCGTCCTCAGAAACCCTGCGCAGATTCCCAAAGATGTCTCTTCCACACTCCAGTTGAAAGAACCTTGTGTACATGTTGGTCTAGGAGGGGAATCCCCCGATCTTTTGAGAGAAGTCATGAAAACGATTGCCGACGACACCGGCAAGAACAATGGAACTTCTACTGTTTTGCTGCTGGGCCGGTACAGACACTTGCAGCCGGAGAACATGTATCAGTTAAGCAATGAATACCCCGATTTACATCTCTCCTACAAGACCGTGCATAGCTCAAAAGGACTTGAGGCTGACTATGTTGTGGTGCTTGGCTTATGCTCCTGA
- a CDS encoding tetratricopeptide repeat protein encodes MSEERIQKFKKLLEKNPANPLVHYSLANEYFKLNRYEETIETINTYLKLKDDEGAAYRILGHCYTELEMPYQAKDTYEKGIQAASRHGHPDMAEEFRNYIESLDI; translated from the coding sequence ATGTCAGAAGAAAGAATTCAAAAGTTTAAGAAGTTACTTGAGAAAAATCCCGCAAACCCCCTTGTTCACTATAGTCTTGCAAATGAATACTTCAAGCTTAACCGCTACGAAGAAACCATAGAGACAATTAACACCTACCTCAAACTTAAAGACGATGAAGGGGCCGCTTATAGAATACTTGGCCATTGCTACACTGAACTTGAGATGCCATATCAAGCAAAGGATACCTATGAAAAGGGCATCCAGGCGGCATCAAGACATGGACATCCGGACATGGCTGAAGAGTTCCGCAATTACATAGAATCCTTGGACATCTAG
- the hrcA gene encoding heat-inducible transcription repressor HrcA has translation MTQPISPRNEAFLSFVVDHFIETGSPIGSSTLISKYNIKWSPATVRQELNSLMEAGFLTQSHVSSGRFPTEKGINYYVENILNVENSPDFGLQFLENKYEGIDGTLDHVISAASSILSDFTKLAGLAMLPQRNTLRVKSTKLIKMGERECLIFLVFEGGLTEKTYIRLAKPIRDSQVERIGGYLNRLILGLTIEQVRKVVLERIKRTTTEYNEILEKVLRISSELFEKERKAGIFIEGKVSVIESLNFGDSSLYRTIIEILEDQELLSNFLKSVVKDGHSKVFIGSEKGMPRGFSLVAAPYYKGNSYGSLGVFGPTRMNYSKIIPLVNYTAKMVTKRVNGEITE, from the coding sequence ATGACACAGCCAATCTCTCCAAGAAATGAGGCTTTTCTGAGCTTTGTAGTGGACCACTTTATTGAGACAGGGAGTCCTATAGGTTCTTCGACTCTTATATCGAAATATAATATAAAATGGTCCCCGGCCACCGTTCGCCAAGAGCTTAATTCGCTCATGGAAGCGGGTTTTCTCACCCAAAGTCATGTTTCTTCCGGCAGATTTCCCACGGAGAAGGGAATAAATTATTACGTGGAGAACATTCTCAACGTGGAAAACTCGCCGGACTTCGGTCTGCAGTTCCTTGAGAACAAATATGAAGGTATTGACGGCACGCTTGATCACGTGATAAGTGCTGCAAGTTCGATACTTTCCGATTTCACTAAGCTTGCGGGTCTTGCGATGCTTCCCCAGAGGAACACTCTCAGAGTTAAATCCACGAAGCTTATTAAGATGGGGGAGAGGGAATGTCTTATCTTTCTCGTGTTTGAGGGCGGGCTTACGGAAAAAACCTACATCAGGCTTGCCAAACCCATTAGGGATTCCCAGGTCGAGAGGATAGGGGGCTACCTTAATCGCCTTATTCTGGGCCTGACGATTGAGCAGGTGCGCAAAGTAGTGCTTGAGAGAATAAAGAGAACCACGACCGAATACAATGAAATCCTCGAAAAGGTGCTCAGGATAAGCAGCGAGCTTTTCGAGAAGGAAAGAAAAGCGGGGATATTCATAGAGGGGAAGGTTTCGGTTATCGAATCTTTGAATTTCGGAGATTCCAGCCTCTATAGGACCATAATAGAGATACTTGAGGATCAGGAGCTTCTTTCCAATTTTCTGAAGTCGGTTGTAAAAGATGGCCACTCAAAGGTCTTTATAGGTTCAGAGAAAGGAATGCCCCGCGGTTTCAGCCTCGTGGCGGCACCTTATTACAAGGGAAACAGCTACGGGAGCTTAGGTGTGTTTGGTCCCACGCGAATGAACTATTCAAAAATCATCCCGCTTGTGAACTACACGGCGAAAATGGTTACAAAGAGGGTTAACGGAGAAATTACGGAATGA
- the lipB gene encoding lipoyl(octanoyl) transferase LipB, translated as MSTLDIYELGTVPYEKALEYQENLLAKRIAEEIQDSLILLEHPPTITTGRKGNTGNLLVREEYLKKHGISFVHASRGGDITFHGPGQIVGYPILNLKNHGMDIRKHLRMIEEMIIRTLRDFEIEGRRIDGVTGVWVKRSKIASIGIAIRKWVTYHGFALNVSTNLDYFELILSCGITDVRITSIGSWLGNEEEVKMDDVTRSVIKNFMGVFGFEDFILRDEKGIG; from the coding sequence ATGAGCACCCTAGATATATACGAACTCGGGACTGTCCCCTACGAAAAGGCACTTGAATATCAAGAGAATCTTCTCGCCAAAAGAATCGCGGAAGAAATACAGGATTCCCTTATTCTGCTTGAACACCCGCCGACGATCACCACTGGAAGAAAGGGGAACACTGGGAACCTGCTTGTAAGAGAGGAGTATCTTAAAAAACACGGAATCTCCTTCGTACACGCATCGAGGGGCGGAGACATAACCTTTCACGGTCCGGGACAGATCGTGGGCTATCCCATACTGAACCTTAAAAATCACGGGATGGATATTCGCAAGCACCTAAGAATGATCGAAGAAATGATCATCCGGACGCTTCGTGATTTTGAGATTGAGGGCAGAAGAATAGACGGGGTGACCGGAGTCTGGGTAAAAAGAAGCAAGATAGCCTCCATAGGGATAGCCATCAGGAAATGGGTGACCTACCATGGGTTTGCCCTTAACGTCAGCACTAATCTCGATTATTTCGAGCTGATACTCTCGTGTGGAATAACGGATGTGAGAATAACGTCTATCGGAAGCTGGCTTGGAAACGAAGAGGAAGTTAAAATGGATGACGTCACACGCTCTGTCATAAAGAACTTCATGGGTGTCTTCGGTTTCGAAGACTTCATCCTGAGAGACGAAAAAGGTATAGGTTAG
- a CDS encoding threonine synthase: MGFVESLKCKECGDLYPKEPKYVCEMCFGPLEAVYNYDEIKKHISREKIASRPQNIWRYKELLPIDSEPTLGTQVGYTPLVRAKNLAKELGVSEIYVKNDAVCYPTLSFKDRVVSVALSKAKEFGFDTTGCASTGNLANSVSAISASGNLKSIILIPYDLEQSKILNTIVYGANLIGVEGGYDEVNKLCSEIASKYNWAFVNINMRPYYSEGSKSYAFEVMEQLGWKAPKHIVVPMASGSLLTKVWKAIKEFELLGIVEPQGSKVYGAQATGCSPISTAFKNDWEMFKPVKPDTIAKSLAIGTPADGYYAMNIIRESGGAAEDVSDAEIVDAIKLLARTEGIYTETAGGVTLGVTKKLIDQEKIPRDEPIVVSITGNGLKTQDAVEGTLGKPVVIRPSLEDFEELYNNKKL, from the coding sequence ATGGGTTTCGTAGAATCTCTTAAATGCAAGGAATGCGGTGATCTTTATCCCAAGGAACCGAAGTATGTTTGTGAGATGTGCTTCGGTCCTCTGGAAGCGGTATACAACTACGACGAGATAAAAAAGCATATCTCAAGAGAAAAAATAGCTTCCCGTCCGCAGAACATATGGAGATACAAGGAGCTTCTTCCGATTGACTCAGAACCCACCCTCGGAACCCAGGTGGGGTACACTCCGCTTGTGCGGGCAAAAAACCTTGCAAAAGAGCTCGGGGTTTCGGAGATCTATGTGAAAAACGATGCGGTCTGCTACCCCACCCTCTCTTTTAAGGACAGGGTTGTATCCGTAGCCCTCTCGAAAGCAAAAGAGTTCGGATTCGATACGACCGGCTGCGCATCCACGGGAAACCTGGCAAACTCCGTGTCGGCGATTTCCGCTTCCGGGAATCTGAAAAGCATCATACTGATTCCCTACGACCTTGAACAGTCGAAAATACTCAACACCATAGTCTACGGGGCGAATCTCATAGGTGTAGAAGGCGGTTACGACGAGGTTAACAAGCTCTGCAGCGAAATTGCCAGCAAATACAACTGGGCTTTTGTGAACATAAACATGAGACCTTACTACTCCGAAGGTTCCAAGTCATACGCGTTTGAGGTGATGGAGCAACTCGGATGGAAAGCCCCAAAGCACATAGTGGTCCCTATGGCAAGCGGTTCTCTTCTCACCAAGGTCTGGAAAGCCATAAAGGAGTTTGAGTTGCTCGGGATCGTGGAGCCTCAGGGTTCGAAAGTATACGGGGCTCAGGCAACGGGATGTTCACCCATATCTACCGCATTTAAAAACGACTGGGAGATGTTCAAGCCCGTAAAACCGGATACCATAGCGAAATCCCTTGCTATTGGCACTCCGGCCGATGGTTACTACGCGATGAACATAATAAGGGAAAGCGGCGGAGCGGCCGAGGACGTAAGCGATGCCGAAATAGTGGACGCGATAAAACTTCTCGCAAGAACCGAAGGCATTTACACCGAAACCGCTGGTGGAGTAACCCTTGGAGTAACGAAAAAACTCATAGATCAAGAAAAAATTCCCCGCGACGAGCCTATCGTGGTATCGATAACGGGAAACGGTCTTAAGACCCAGGATGCTGTCGAGGGAACTCTTGGAAAGCCCGTGGTGATAAGACCTTCCCTCGAGGACTTCGAAGAGCTATACAACAATAAAAAACTCTAG
- a CDS encoding response regulator → MRNSRKTICVVADDIFFSSKIENTAKDLDIGVIKVKSCEELLDKIEGKTVDLVIIDLASKRIDAEDIFTKLKSFPEHQGTFCIGYLPHVERELASKFREKGWISSFQDRNSLGKWDR, encoded by the coding sequence ATGAGAAACTCGCGAAAAACAATTTGTGTAGTAGCTGACGACATCTTTTTCTCGTCAAAAATTGAGAACACGGCCAAAGACCTTGATATAGGTGTGATAAAAGTAAAAAGCTGCGAGGAACTTCTAGACAAAATCGAAGGAAAAACAGTTGACCTCGTAATTATTGATCTCGCCTCAAAGAGAATTGATGCCGAAGATATCTTCACCAAGCTTAAAAGCTTTCCAGAACATCAGGGAACTTTTTGCATAGGATATCTGCCACACGTAGAACGGGAGCTTGCCAGCAAATTCAGGGAAAAGGGGTGGATCTCGTCATTCCAAGATCGAAATTCTCTCGGGAAATGGGACAGATAA
- a CDS encoding EamA family transporter translates to MKATLIAFLVAMIFGINPIFEKLSLKDASPLSVITIRFIFTSLCLVCLVLATGKFAQVIDVDGRTLFWILLSGLIGGLIGLFLYFTALQMADTSKIVAIVATFPMFTAIYAYLFLGEAPGPMRITGIAFIVIGSILIEWNLLAD, encoded by the coding sequence ATGAAAGCTACCTTGATTGCTTTTCTCGTGGCTATGATATTCGGTATTAACCCGATCTTTGAAAAACTGAGTCTGAAGGATGCTTCCCCGCTTTCGGTGATCACTATAAGGTTTATTTTTACTTCACTGTGTCTTGTGTGTTTAGTGCTGGCAACGGGTAAATTCGCTCAGGTCATTGATGTCGACGGCCGGACGCTTTTCTGGATACTTCTTTCGGGACTGATCGGGGGATTGATCGGTCTTTTTCTCTATTTCACGGCTCTTCAGATGGCCGATACTTCAAAAATTGTTGCGATAGTGGCCACCTTTCCCATGTTTACGGCCATCTACGCCTATCTTTTTCTGGGAGAAGCCCCAGGACCTATGAGGATTACGGGAATCGCTTTTATAGTTATCGGTTCTATCCTGATTGAGTGGAATCTGCTTGCGGACTGA